A genomic stretch from Numida meleagris isolate 19003 breed g44 Domestic line chromosome 2, NumMel1.0, whole genome shotgun sequence includes:
- the BTD gene encoding biotinidase isoform X1, with product MAYDMMDLCWKLSVCFFCYQVVSGRVKEEARYVAAVYEHESILSPNPAALIDRQSALELMGRNLDIYEQQVVAAARQGAQIIVFPEDGIHGFNFTRRSVYPYLDFVPHSDSVKWNPCREKYLFNDTEVLQRLSCMALKNKIFLVANLGTKQPCEHADPRCPSDGRYQFNTNVVFSDAGTLVATYRKHNLYFEYAFDSPPEPDYKLFDTPFAGKFGMFTCFDILFFEPAVNLIRQYNVKQIVYPTAWMNQLPLLSAVEFQQAFATAFNVNILAANIHHPTLGMTGSGIYTPVKSFIYHNMESYGGKLIVAEIPVISTDYRTDLEHSERFKENGYHSCNTFTSSSVDDQVCFMEGQEAPGKVSEKGSEQLPPLFYAEMMYDNFTFVPVWAEKGELQVCANTLCCYLNYKRDVLTDELYALGVFDGLHTVNGIYYVQACALVKCGGLSFSTCGQEVTDATALIDFQLWGNMSTPYIFPLLLTSGVTLEFADHMGWKNNHYFLSKNRTSNGLLTAALYGRWYEKD from the exons ATGGCATATGACATGATGGATCTGTGCTGGAAGCTGtctgtctgctttttctgctaTCAAGTTGTCTCAGGAAGAGTTAAGGAGGAGGCACGTTACGTCGCTGCTGTGTACGAACATGAGTCCATCCTGAGTCCTAACCCAGCAGCCCTCATTGATCGACAGTCTGCACTGGAGCTCATGGGCAGAAACCTGGACATCTATGAGCAGCAAGTAGTGGCTGCTGCAAGACAG GGGGCACAGATCATCGTTTTTCCTGAAGATGGAATCCATGGCTTTAACTTCACAAGGAGATCAGTTTATCCTTACTTAGATTTTGTTCCGCATTCCGACTCTGTGAAGTGGAATCCATGCAGAGAGAAGTATTTGTTCAATGACACAGAG GTTCTTCAACGTCTGAGCTGCATGgcactgaagaacaaaatattccTTGTGGCAAACTTAGGAACTAAGCAACCCTGTGAGCACGCTGACCCTCGCTGTCCAAGCGATGGAAGATACCAGTTCAATACCAACGTGGTGTTCAGTGATGCTGGTACGCTTGTAGCCACGTATCGTAAACACaatctgtattttgaatatGCTTTTGATAGCCCTCCAGAGCCTGACTATAAGCTCTTTGATACCCCTTTTGCTGGCAAGTTTGGTATGTTTACTTGCTTTGATATACTCTTCTTTGAGCCTGCAGTGAATCTAATCAGACAATACAACGTAAAACAAATTGTATATCCGACTGCCTGGATGAACCAGCTCCCACTCCTGTCTGCTGTAGAGTTTCAACAAGCTTTTGCAACAGCTTTCAATGTCAATATTTTAGCAGCTAATATCCACCACCCTACCTTGGGCATGACAGGGAGTGGCATATACACTCCAGTCAAATCATTTATCTACCACAACATGGAAAGTTACGGTGGCAAGCTCATAGTAGCAGAAATTCCCGTGATTAGCACAGATTACAGAACCGATTTGGAGCACAGTGAAAGATTCAAAGAGAACGGATATCATTCATGCAATACTTTTACAAGCAGCTCAGTGGATGACCAAGTTTGCTTTATGGAAGGACAAGAGGCCCCTGGCAAAGTATCAGAGAAAGGAAGTGAACAGTTACCTCCCCTCTTCTATGCAGAAATGATGTATGACAATTTTACTTTTGTTCCTGTATGGGCGGAAAAAGGAGAACTTCAGGTTTGTGCCAATACTCTTTGTTGCTACTTAAATTATAAGAGAGATGTTTTAACTGATGAATTATATGCTTTAGGAGTTTTTGATGGGCTCCATACAGTGAATGGCATATACTACGTCCAGGCCTGTGCATTAGTAAAATGTGGAGGTCTCAGCTTTAGCACTTGCGGACAGGAGGTTACAGATGCCACTGCTCTGATAGATTTCCAGCTATGGGGAAATATGAGTACTCCTTATATCTTTCCTTTACTGCTAACATCTGGCGTTACCTTGGAATTTGCTGATCACATGGGCTGGAAAAACAACCACTATTTCCTAAGCAAAAATAGAACTTCTAACGGCCTACTGACAGCTGCTCTGTATGGACGATGGTATGAAAAGGACTAG